The Microcoleus sp. FACHB-68 genome includes a region encoding these proteins:
- a CDS encoding glycosyltransferase — protein sequence MIYLVTVNYYSTELLEKLITSIQEDRNIFYQLVIVNNSPADLSINSLKNSREILILDAGENIGFGRACNLGLNWVYDQDPQAIVWIVNPDALLVEKSLKEAYQFVAANPEVSITGTSVYEPNGNVWFAGGQFAPQNGKIIASEGVLPPECSAYVPVDWVTGCSMLINLKHFPECPQFDSDYFLYYEDFDFCRRYAKQGHLIVFTCEIKIIHHPSSITSRHPDLKQQHSIYSYLLALEKHTSPSVLFSRLAKIFVSALISLPVKPKLARNKLKGVVKYCKRVLPLWPIHF from the coding sequence GTGATCTACCTGGTTACTGTTAACTATTACTCGACAGAACTGCTGGAAAAACTCATCACGTCAATTCAAGAAGATAGGAATATTTTCTATCAACTCGTAATTGTCAATAATTCGCCGGCTGATTTATCTATTAATTCTTTAAAGAATAGTAGAGAAATCTTAATTTTGGATGCCGGCGAAAATATCGGATTTGGGAGAGCTTGCAATTTAGGGCTGAATTGGGTTTACGATCAAGATCCTCAAGCGATTGTTTGGATTGTAAATCCTGATGCTTTATTAGTAGAAAAATCACTGAAAGAAGCCTACCAGTTTGTAGCAGCTAACCCCGAAGTTTCTATCACCGGCACCAGTGTTTATGAACCGAATGGAAACGTTTGGTTTGCTGGGGGGCAATTTGCACCCCAAAATGGGAAAATTATCGCTAGTGAAGGGGTTTTGCCCCCTGAGTGTTCGGCCTACGTGCCGGTAGATTGGGTAACGGGATGCAGTATGCTGATTAACCTCAAGCATTTTCCTGAGTGCCCTCAATTCGATTCAGACTACTTTCTTTACTATGAAGACTTTGATTTCTGCCGGCGCTATGCAAAGCAGGGACATCTCATCGTTTTTACCTGTGAGATTAAAATCATTCACCACCCATCCTCAATTACCAGCCGCCACCCGGATTTAAAGCAGCAACACAGTATTTACAGTTATCTCTTAGCTCTAGAAAAACATACGAGTCCCAGTGTATTATTTTCTAGACTAGCGAAGATTTTTGTATCGGCGCTGATTTCCCTGCCGGTGAAACCCAAACTGGCAAGGAACAAACTCAAAGGTGTGGTGAAATATTGCAAGCGAGTGCTGCCGCTGTGGCCAATCCACTTCTAA